One Gordonia mangrovi genomic region harbors:
- the bfr gene encoding bacterioferritin has translation MRGDDEVIALLNEQLTSELTAINQYFLHSKMQANWGLTEIASKTRAESIEEMQHAEILTDRILFLEALPNYQKILPLRIGQTLREQFESDLAIEMEVVDRLRPGVAMCRSKGDITSAKILEDILADEEHHIDYLETQLELMDRIGEQLYLSKTVATPPTID, from the coding sequence ATGCGCGGCGACGATGAAGTGATCGCACTGCTCAACGAACAGCTCACCAGCGAGCTGACCGCGATCAATCAGTACTTTCTGCATTCCAAGATGCAGGCGAACTGGGGCCTGACCGAGATCGCGAGCAAGACCCGCGCCGAGTCGATCGAGGAGATGCAACACGCCGAGATCCTCACCGACCGCATCCTGTTCCTCGAGGCACTGCCGAACTATCAAAAGATCCTCCCGCTGCGGATCGGCCAGACGCTGCGCGAGCAATTCGAGTCCGACCTCGCCATCGAGATGGAGGTCGTCGACCGACTCCGTCCCGGCGTCGCGATGTGCCGCAGCAAGGGCGACATCACCAGCGCGAAGATCCTCGAGGACATCCTCGCCGACGAGGAACACCACATCGACTATCTCGAAACCCAGCTCGAGCTGATGGACCGGATCGGCGAGCAGCTCTACCTGTCCAAGACGGTCGCCACTCCCCCGACGATCGACTGA
- a CDS encoding aspartate aminotransferase family protein, translating to MSLPAERAAGESAADLSLGERSAAHLWGHFARHGDAIRPPVIIRGEGMRIFDDRGRSYLDGLAGLFVVQVGHGRVELAEAAARQAKDLAFFPLWSYATPPAIELAERLAAYAPGDLNRVFFTTGGGEAVESAWKLAKHYFKLTGKPGKHKVISRSIAYHGTPQGALAITGVPALKEPFEPLTPGAFRVPNTNLYRAPDPFGTGDLAADPKKFGRWAADRIAEAIEFEGPDTVAAVFLEPVQNAGGCFPPPPGYFERVREICDEYDVLLVSDEVICAFGRIGSMFACTDFGYVPDIITCAKGMTSGYSPIGAMIATDRLFEPFRDGTTSFPHGYTFGGHPVSAAVALANLDIFEREALNDHVKHNAAAFRATLDRLHDLPIVGDVRGAGYFYGIELVKDKATKETFTTAESERILRGFLSTALFDAGLYCRADDRGDPVVQLAPPLIAGQAEFDEMEHILRSVLTQAYTLL from the coding sequence ATGAGCCTTCCCGCCGAGCGCGCTGCCGGTGAGTCCGCCGCCGACCTCTCGCTCGGCGAGCGCAGTGCAGCCCACCTGTGGGGCCACTTCGCCCGGCACGGCGACGCGATCCGCCCGCCGGTCATCATCCGCGGTGAGGGCATGCGGATCTTCGATGACCGCGGTCGCAGCTACCTCGACGGCCTCGCCGGTCTGTTCGTCGTCCAGGTCGGACATGGTCGCGTCGAACTGGCCGAGGCCGCGGCGCGGCAGGCCAAGGACCTGGCGTTCTTCCCGCTCTGGTCCTATGCGACCCCACCGGCGATCGAACTTGCCGAACGACTCGCGGCGTACGCACCCGGCGACCTCAACCGCGTCTTCTTCACCACCGGTGGCGGCGAGGCCGTGGAAAGTGCCTGGAAACTGGCCAAGCACTACTTCAAACTCACCGGAAAGCCCGGTAAACACAAGGTCATATCGCGTTCGATCGCTTACCATGGCACTCCGCAAGGCGCGTTGGCGATCACCGGTGTGCCGGCGTTGAAGGAGCCGTTCGAACCACTGACGCCCGGCGCGTTCCGGGTTCCGAACACCAACCTCTACCGCGCCCCCGACCCCTTCGGTACCGGCGATCTGGCAGCGGACCCGAAGAAGTTCGGGCGCTGGGCGGCCGACCGTATCGCCGAGGCGATCGAGTTCGAAGGTCCGGACACCGTGGCGGCGGTGTTCCTGGAGCCGGTGCAGAACGCCGGCGGATGCTTCCCGCCACCGCCGGGATACTTCGAGCGAGTCCGCGAGATCTGCGACGAGTACGACGTGCTGCTGGTCTCCGACGAGGTGATCTGCGCGTTCGGACGGATCGGGTCGATGTTCGCGTGTACGGACTTCGGCTACGTGCCCGACATCATCACCTGCGCCAAGGGAATGACGTCGGGGTACTCGCCCATCGGCGCGATGATCGCCACCGACCGATTGTTCGAACCCTTCCGCGACGGCACCACCAGCTTCCCGCACGGCTACACCTTCGGCGGTCACCCCGTGTCGGCCGCGGTGGCGCTGGCCAACCTGGATATTTTCGAGCGGGAAGCACTCAACGACCACGTCAAACACAATGCCGCCGCGTTCCGCGCGACTCTCGACCGGCTGCATGATCTGCCGATCGTCGGCGACGTCCGCGGCGCGGGCTATTTCTACGGCATCGAACTCGTCAAGGACAAGGCCACCAAGGAGACCTTCACCACTGCCGAATCCGAACGCATCCTGCGCGGTTTCCTGTCCACTGCGTTGTTCGACGCCGGACTCTACTGCCGCGCCGACGACCGCGGCGACCCGGTGGTTCAGCTCGCTCCCCCGTTGATCGCCGGGCAGGCGGAGTTCGACGAGATGGAGCACATTCTGCGCTCGGTGCTCACACAGGCATATACCCTCCTGTAG
- a CDS encoding D-alanyl-D-alanine carboxypeptidase family protein, whose translation MTVGRPPGVGKRLVAGVLATLCLAVSTGVFGPSTPPAAAAPMPPTTPVTDHCPHRVHTPPAVDESEVVAPGSPTPTPLPVPAPPVGGAQLADCGVVVDPTAGPVPPALTSAGWLVADLDSGAVLAAKDPHGRYRPASTVKVLLALVVLDELGLDTVITPTVEEWSTEGDSCGMGPGGRYSNRDLLTGLLVVSGNDCAGALARQLGGVEATLAKMNTTARSLGALDTRAASPSGLDAPGMSSSPYDLALIFREAMSDSIFRSILALENYRFPGYPRRSDVPGDEDHPPYLMHSSNHLLLEGYPGMVGGKTGYTDDARKTYVGVTERDGRRILVVEMFGLTVGTNSYWDQTKALFDYGFRTPSSAAVGKLATRTAAVTTSPASSAPTTTPTAAARTVAAAGTDQPTGWSIRILIGLIAALAAVILLLVALRLFAKR comes from the coding sequence GTGACGGTGGGGAGGCCGCCCGGAGTCGGCAAACGTCTGGTCGCTGGGGTTCTCGCGACGCTGTGTCTGGCGGTGTCGACCGGAGTGTTCGGGCCGTCGACACCCCCGGCAGCGGCCGCTCCGATGCCGCCGACGACTCCCGTCACCGACCACTGCCCGCATCGCGTGCACACGCCACCCGCGGTGGACGAGTCCGAGGTCGTGGCGCCCGGGTCACCCACACCCACACCACTGCCGGTGCCGGCACCCCCCGTCGGAGGTGCGCAACTCGCCGACTGCGGGGTCGTCGTCGACCCGACGGCAGGACCCGTCCCACCCGCGCTGACGTCGGCCGGTTGGCTGGTCGCCGATCTCGACTCGGGCGCGGTCCTCGCCGCCAAGGATCCGCACGGCCGCTACCGACCGGCCTCCACGGTCAAGGTGCTGTTGGCTCTTGTCGTGCTCGACGAGCTCGGCCTCGACACCGTCATCACGCCGACGGTCGAGGAATGGAGTACCGAGGGCGACTCCTGCGGAATGGGTCCCGGCGGCCGCTACTCGAATCGCGACCTGCTCACCGGCCTACTCGTCGTCTCGGGCAACGACTGCGCCGGCGCGCTTGCCCGCCAACTCGGCGGGGTGGAGGCGACGCTGGCGAAGATGAACACCACGGCCCGGTCGCTCGGGGCGCTCGACACCCGCGCGGCGTCACCCTCCGGATTGGATGCGCCGGGGATGTCCTCGTCACCCTACGACCTGGCATTGATCTTCCGAGAAGCGATGAGCGACAGCATATTCCGTTCCATCCTCGCGCTCGAGAACTACCGGTTTCCGGGATATCCACGACGATCCGACGTCCCCGGTGACGAAGACCATCCCCCCTATCTGATGCATTCCTCCAATCACCTTCTGCTGGAGGGATATCCGGGCATGGTCGGCGGAAAGACGGGCTACACCGATGACGCCCGCAAGACCTACGTGGGCGTGACCGAGCGGGACGGCCGACGAATTCTGGTCGTGGAGATGTTCGGTCTGACCGTCGGGACCAATTCGTATTGGGATCAGACGAAAGCATTGTTCGACTACGGATTCCGGACACCCTCGAGTGCCGCGGTCGGCAAGCTGGCCACGCGCACCGCAGCCGTCACGACCTCTCCCGCGTCCTCCGCCCCGACGACGACCCCGACCGCCGCGGCACGAACGGTCGCGGCCGCCGGCACCGATCAACCCACCGGCTGGTCGATCCGTATCCTCATCGGTCTGATCGCCGCGTTGGCGGCAGTGATCTTGCTGTTGGTCGCGCTACGGCTGTTCGCCAAGCGGTGA
- the trpS gene encoding tryptophan--tRNA ligase: MSSDVSGAGAVRPRVLSGIQPTSDSFHLGNYLGAVRQWVALQDDFEAFYFIPDMHAITVAYEPAVLAERTRRSVAQLLAVGVDPARSTIYVQSHIPEIAQLTWVLSCITGFGEASRMTQFKDKSAKQGVDAAGVGLFTYPILMAADILAFDVDRVPVGEDQRQHLELARNLAQRFNSRFGTVLKVPEAHIVREFAKIYDLQNPTAKMSKSAESDRGLINLLDDPKRSAKKIRSAVTDTDTEIRFDPETKPGVSNLLTIQSALGGTPVDVLVDKYQGKGYGDLKVDTAEVLTEFVTPLRGRVDEYMDDPAELDAVLARGAERARSVASATLAAVYDKVGFLAPGG; this comes from the coding sequence ATGAGCAGTGACGTCTCCGGGGCCGGCGCGGTCCGGCCACGCGTGCTGTCGGGTATCCAGCCGACCAGCGATTCCTTCCATCTGGGCAACTATCTCGGGGCCGTTCGGCAATGGGTTGCGCTGCAGGACGATTTCGAGGCGTTCTACTTCATCCCGGACATGCACGCGATCACCGTGGCCTATGAGCCGGCGGTGCTGGCCGAGCGGACCCGCCGCAGCGTCGCGCAGCTGCTCGCCGTCGGGGTGGATCCGGCGCGCTCGACGATCTACGTGCAGTCCCACATTCCCGAGATCGCTCAACTGACCTGGGTGCTGTCGTGTATCACCGGTTTCGGCGAGGCCAGCCGGATGACCCAGTTCAAGGACAAGTCCGCCAAACAGGGCGTGGACGCCGCCGGGGTGGGATTGTTCACCTATCCGATCCTGATGGCCGCCGACATCCTGGCCTTCGACGTAGACCGGGTTCCGGTCGGCGAGGACCAGCGTCAGCACCTCGAACTGGCACGAAACCTGGCCCAGCGCTTCAATTCCCGCTTCGGCACGGTGCTGAAGGTGCCCGAGGCGCACATCGTGCGGGAGTTCGCCAAGATCTACGATCTGCAGAATCCGACCGCGAAGATGAGCAAGTCCGCGGAGTCCGACCGCGGCCTGATCAACCTGCTCGACGATCCCAAGCGCTCGGCGAAGAAGATCCGGTCGGCGGTCACCGACACCGACACCGAGATCCGGTTCGATCCCGAGACCAAGCCCGGCGTGAGCAACCTGCTCACCATCCAGTCGGCACTCGGTGGCACACCGGTCGATGTCCTGGTCGACAAGTATCAGGGCAAGGGGTACGGCGACCTCAAGGTCGACACGGCCGAGGTGCTGACGGAGTTCGTGACCCCGTTGCGGGGTCGGGTGGACGAGTACATGGACGATCCGGCGGAACTCGACGCGGTCCTCGCGCGTGGCGCCGAACGCGCCAGGTCGGTCGCCTCGGCGACACTTGCGGCGGTCTATGACAAAGTGGGTTTCCTGGCACCCGGCGGGTGA
- a CDS encoding exodeoxyribonuclease III — protein MSLAITTVNVNGIRAAVKHRSDANRGLHAWLSGTESDIVLMQEIRADADQAHEALAPALADGWQLAMTDSVVKGHAGVGILSRLPLGEVRVGFGDAEFDPTGRYLEVDLDGPLGPMTVASLYLPKGAAATSEVKDVLKYDEKVRFLDGFGGHLDRLARRRRHVVVGGDWNIAHSEADIKNWKGNRKSPGFLPHERSWVGDRLATGWSDVMRDLAPGQTGPYTWWSWRGKAFDNDSGWRIDYQLANRRLAGRAVKAWVDRADAYDLRWSDHAPMTVVYD, from the coding sequence GTGTCACTCGCCATCACCACCGTCAATGTCAACGGCATCCGCGCAGCCGTGAAACACCGCTCGGACGCCAACCGGGGCCTGCACGCCTGGCTGTCCGGCACGGAGTCGGACATCGTCCTGATGCAGGAGATCCGTGCCGACGCCGACCAGGCCCACGAGGCGCTCGCCCCGGCGCTCGCCGACGGCTGGCAGCTGGCGATGACCGACTCGGTGGTCAAGGGGCACGCGGGGGTGGGCATCCTCAGTCGGCTTCCGCTGGGTGAGGTCCGCGTCGGTTTCGGCGACGCCGAGTTCGATCCCACCGGCCGCTACCTCGAGGTCGATCTGGACGGCCCGCTCGGCCCGATGACCGTCGCCAGTCTCTATCTGCCCAAAGGGGCGGCGGCGACATCGGAAGTCAAGGACGTGCTGAAATACGACGAGAAGGTCCGTTTCCTGGACGGGTTCGGTGGCCACCTCGACCGGTTGGCCCGTCGGCGCCGCCACGTGGTGGTGGGCGGCGACTGGAACATCGCGCACTCCGAGGCCGACATCAAGAACTGGAAGGGAAACCGCAAGAGTCCGGGTTTCCTGCCGCACGAGCGTTCCTGGGTGGGTGATCGTCTCGCCACGGGATGGTCGGACGTGATGCGCGATCTGGCGCCCGGGCAGACCGGTCCCTACACGTGGTGGTCGTGGCGGGGCAAAGCCTTCGACAACGACTCGGGGTGGCGCATCGACTATCAACTGGCCAATCGGCGGCTGGCGGGGCGCGCGGTGAAGGCGTGGGTGGACCGCGCCGACGCCTACGACCTGCGCTGGTCGGATCATGCGCCGATGACCGTCGTCTACGACTGA
- a CDS encoding succinate dehydrogenase iron-sulfur subunit, with protein MTAIMENPTPSADEPPLPPVPDEATMVTLKIYRFNPENPDAQGFESFRVPALPTDRLLNLLLYVKGYLDGTLTFRRSCAHGVCGSDAMRINGVNRLACKLLMKDMLPKDKSKELTITVEPIKGLPVEKDLVVNMEPFFDAYRAIKPFLITSGNEPTRERIQSQHDRARFDDTTKCILCACCTTSCPVFWTEGSYFGPAAIVNAHRFIFDSRDEGAVERLDILNDVDGVWRCRTTFNCTESCPRGIQVTQAIQEVKRALMFSR; from the coding sequence ATGACAGCGATCATGGAAAATCCCACCCCGTCCGCCGACGAGCCGCCGCTGCCCCCGGTGCCCGACGAGGCCACCATGGTCACGTTGAAGATTTACCGGTTCAATCCGGAGAACCCGGATGCCCAGGGTTTCGAGAGCTTCCGGGTGCCGGCGCTGCCGACCGACCGGCTGCTGAATCTGCTGCTGTACGTGAAGGGATACCTCGACGGCACCCTCACCTTCCGTCGCAGCTGTGCCCACGGCGTCTGCGGTTCTGATGCGATGCGGATCAACGGCGTGAACCGGCTGGCCTGCAAGCTGCTGATGAAGGACATGCTGCCGAAGGACAAGTCCAAGGAACTCACCATCACCGTCGAGCCCATCAAGGGCCTGCCGGTCGAGAAGGACCTCGTGGTGAACATGGAACCGTTCTTCGACGCCTACCGCGCGATCAAGCCGTTCCTCATCACCTCGGGCAATGAGCCGACACGCGAACGCATCCAGAGCCAGCACGATCGCGCGCGGTTCGACGACACCACCAAGTGCATCCTGTGCGCCTGCTGCACCACGAGTTGCCCGGTGTTCTGGACCGAGGGAAGCTACTTCGGGCCCGCCGCCATCGTCAACGCCCACCGATTCATCTTCGACAGCCGCGACGAGGGCGCCGTCGAGCGCCTCGACATCCTCAACGATGTCGACGGGGTGTGGCGCTGCCGCACCACCTTCAACTGCACCGAGTCCTGCCCGCGTGGCATCCAGGTCACCCAGGCCATCCAGGAGGTCAAGCGCGCGTTGATGTTCTCGCGCTGA
- a CDS encoding Lrp/AsnC family transcriptional regulator, which translates to MSEPATTTTLDGTAKQIIEELQADGRASYASIGKAVGLSEAAVRNRVQKLGDSGLLQIVAVTDPLKLGFSRQALIGIRCTGNTEALAEQLAICAEIDYVVLTAGSFDILIEVVCEDDDHLLRILNHNVRTHPEVTATETLVYLKLVKQQYNWGTR; encoded by the coding sequence GTGAGCGAACCAGCCACCACCACCACTCTCGACGGCACCGCCAAGCAGATCATCGAGGAACTGCAGGCCGACGGCCGCGCATCGTACGCGTCGATCGGCAAGGCCGTGGGGCTGTCGGAGGCCGCGGTGCGCAACCGAGTCCAGAAGCTCGGCGACAGCGGACTGCTACAGATCGTCGCCGTCACCGACCCACTCAAGTTGGGATTCTCCCGGCAGGCCCTGATCGGAATACGGTGCACCGGCAACACCGAGGCCTTGGCCGAACAACTCGCCATCTGCGCGGAGATCGACTACGTGGTGCTGACCGCCGGATCGTTCGACATCCTCATCGAGGTGGTCTGCGAAGACGATGACCACCTGCTACGGATACTCAACCACAACGTGCGCACCCACCCCGAAGTCACTGCGACCGAAACCCTCGTCTATCTGAAACTCGTCAAGCAACAATACAATTGGGGTACCCGATGA
- a CDS encoding (2Fe-2S)-binding protein produces MFVCICRAVTEDEVHEHCSTGAMSVDAISDRCGAGEGCGTCLERLQQIVSERTATATTAA; encoded by the coding sequence ATGTTCGTTTGCATCTGCCGCGCAGTGACCGAGGACGAAGTCCACGAGCACTGCTCCACGGGCGCGATGTCCGTCGACGCGATCAGCGACCGATGCGGTGCCGGCGAAGGATGCGGAACCTGCCTCGAACGGCTTCAACAGATCGTCTCCGAGAGGACCGCCACCGCGACCACCGCAGCATGA
- a CDS encoding gamma-aminobutyraldehyde dehydrogenase produces the protein MRTPADMPTAWIDGAAHRGDGPSRTVCNPATGGPVAAVALAGSGDVQIAIASARAAQSEWGGAAPAERSEVMRAFADLLRTHSDELAAQEVAQTGRTIRLATEFDVPGSIDNVDFFAGVARNLDGKASAEYSGDHTSSIRREPVGVVGSIAPWNYPLQMAAWKVLPAIAAGCTVVLKPAEITPMTTLTMARLATEAGLPDGVFNVLVGTGADVGAVLAGHPGLDLVTFTGSTAVGRTVMAQAARNGTRVQLELGGKAPFVVFDDADLTAAIHGAVAGSLINAGQDCTAATRAIVAADLHDDFVAGVAELMEKLVVGDPTDPATDMGSLSSRAHRATVAGMVDRAVADGARLVTGGRVPEGPGAFYPPTLLADVSESAEVYRDEVFGPVLTVNSFTDDADAIRRANDTVYGLAASAWTRDVYRAQRAARQIRAGCVWINDHIPIVSEMPHGGVGASGFGKDMSTYSLDEYLAVKHVMSDITAIAQKPWHRTVFANP, from the coding sequence ATGCGCACTCCGGCGGACATGCCCACCGCGTGGATCGACGGCGCCGCCCATCGTGGCGACGGGCCCAGCCGCACGGTGTGCAACCCGGCGACCGGTGGTCCGGTGGCAGCGGTCGCACTCGCCGGATCGGGCGACGTGCAGATCGCGATCGCATCGGCACGCGCGGCGCAGTCGGAATGGGGTGGCGCGGCTCCCGCGGAGCGTTCGGAGGTCATGCGGGCCTTCGCCGATCTGCTGCGCACCCACAGCGACGAGTTGGCGGCGCAGGAGGTGGCCCAGACCGGGCGCACCATCCGGCTGGCCACCGAGTTCGACGTGCCCGGCAGCATCGACAACGTCGACTTCTTTGCCGGCGTGGCGCGCAACCTGGACGGCAAGGCCAGCGCTGAGTATTCCGGCGACCACACCTCGTCGATCCGTCGCGAGCCGGTGGGTGTCGTCGGCTCGATCGCGCCGTGGAACTACCCGCTGCAGATGGCGGCGTGGAAGGTGTTGCCGGCCATCGCCGCCGGCTGCACGGTGGTGCTGAAACCGGCCGAGATCACGCCAATGACCACGCTGACGATGGCGCGACTCGCCACCGAGGCCGGATTGCCCGACGGCGTGTTCAACGTGCTCGTCGGCACGGGTGCCGACGTGGGCGCGGTCCTGGCCGGCCATCCGGGGCTCGACCTGGTGACGTTCACCGGATCGACGGCGGTCGGCCGGACCGTGATGGCGCAGGCCGCGCGCAACGGCACGCGGGTTCAGCTCGAGTTGGGCGGCAAGGCGCCGTTCGTCGTCTTCGACGATGCCGATCTCACCGCGGCGATCCACGGTGCGGTCGCCGGTTCGTTGATCAATGCGGGTCAGGACTGTACTGCCGCTACCCGCGCGATCGTCGCCGCCGACCTCCACGACGACTTCGTCGCCGGCGTCGCGGAACTGATGGAGAAACTCGTCGTCGGCGACCCGACGGATCCGGCCACCGATATGGGGTCGCTGAGCTCGCGGGCGCACCGCGCCACGGTGGCCGGGATGGTCGATCGAGCGGTGGCCGACGGTGCGCGTCTGGTGACCGGTGGGCGCGTGCCCGAGGGGCCGGGCGCCTTCTATCCGCCGACCCTGCTCGCCGACGTATCGGAATCGGCCGAGGTCTACCGTGACGAGGTGTTCGGGCCGGTGCTGACCGTCAATTCCTTCACCGACGACGCCGATGCGATCCGGCGGGCCAACGACACCGTCTACGGACTCGCGGCCTCGGCCTGGACGCGGGATGTGTACCGCGCCCAGCGCGCCGCGCGACAGATCCGCGCGGGTTGCGTGTGGATCAACGATCACATCCCGATCGTGAGCGAGATGCCACACGGTGGGGTCGGTGCATCCGGTTTCGGCAAGGACATGTCGACCTATTCCCTCGACGAGTACCTGGCCGTCAAGCACGTGATGAGCGACATCACCGCAATTGCCCAGAAGCCCTGGCACCGAACGGTGTTCGCCAATCCGTGA
- a CDS encoding MFS transporter → MTVAHRAPVPPSVRRWAIIALALGGFGIGTTEFVAMGLLPNIAGSMGISEPTASHVISAYALGVVAGAPLIAALTARVPRRTLLIGLMVAFTVGNLVTVLAPSYGLLMAARFVAGLPHGAYFGVAALVAAHLAGPRDRAKAVGKVMLGLSVANVAGVPMATWLGESLGWRSAFALVVVIGLATIVALTRSLPPLADMRVTNPMTELGALARPQVWFTLLIGVVGFGGMFAYYTYLNSALTTVTGVSVTLVPVAMMLFGLGMVSGNIVGGVLADRSVPFGILAGLIATGVSLALFALTLQNAWAAMILSYAIGLSGASTLPALQTRLMDVADDAQTLAAALNHSALNIANAAGAWLGGVVIAAGHGYRAPSMLGALLAVAGIAVLGAALLAGRRGRRSQSIVGGVATVLDR, encoded by the coding sequence CTGACCGTCGCCCACCGCGCGCCGGTTCCCCCGTCGGTGCGGCGCTGGGCGATCATCGCGCTGGCACTGGGCGGCTTCGGGATCGGTACCACCGAGTTCGTGGCGATGGGATTGTTGCCCAACATCGCCGGCTCCATGGGGATCAGTGAGCCCACCGCGAGTCACGTCATCTCGGCGTATGCCCTCGGAGTGGTGGCCGGGGCCCCGTTGATCGCTGCGCTCACTGCCCGTGTCCCGCGCCGGACCTTGCTCATCGGTCTCATGGTCGCGTTCACCGTCGGCAATCTCGTCACGGTGCTGGCACCGAGTTACGGCCTGCTGATGGCCGCGCGCTTTGTCGCCGGTCTCCCGCACGGCGCCTACTTCGGGGTGGCGGCTCTGGTCGCCGCGCACCTGGCCGGCCCGCGAGATCGTGCCAAGGCAGTGGGCAAGGTGATGCTCGGGTTGTCGGTGGCCAATGTCGCGGGTGTGCCGATGGCCACCTGGCTCGGTGAGTCGCTGGGCTGGCGTTCGGCGTTCGCGCTGGTGGTGGTCATCGGCCTGGCGACGATCGTGGCGCTGACGCGCAGCCTGCCGCCGCTGGCCGACATGCGGGTGACCAATCCGATGACCGAATTGGGCGCACTGGCCCGGCCGCAGGTCTGGTTCACCCTGCTGATCGGCGTGGTCGGGTTCGGCGGCATGTTCGCCTACTACACGTATTTGAACTCGGCGCTGACCACGGTGACCGGTGTCTCGGTGACGCTCGTGCCGGTGGCGATGATGTTGTTCGGCCTGGGCATGGTGAGCGGCAACATCGTCGGTGGCGTACTCGCCGACCGCAGCGTCCCGTTCGGCATCCTGGCCGGTCTCATCGCCACCGGAGTCTCGTTGGCATTGTTCGCGTTGACATTGCAGAACGCCTGGGCGGCAATGATCTTGAGCTATGCGATCGGTCTGTCGGGCGCGTCGACGCTCCCGGCGCTACAGACTCGCCTGATGGATGTCGCCGACGACGCACAGACGCTGGCCGCGGCGTTGAACCATTCGGCCCTCAACATCGCCAATGCGGCCGGCGCCTGGCTCGGTGGGGTCGTCATCGCGGCCGGCCACGGCTACCGCGCGCCCTCGATGCTGGGCGCGCTGCTCGCGGTGGCCGGGATCGCGGTCCTGGGCGCAGCGTTGCTGGCCGGCCGACGCGGCCGGAGATCTCAGTCGATCGTCGGGGGAGTGGCGACCGTCTTGGACAGGTAG
- a CDS encoding YhjD/YihY/BrkB family envelope integrity protein, translating into MSSVVDSAKGTAERAKSGFATARERWTWLEHLIQTVQRYNDRRGNLYAASISFNGILALVPIVMVAFAIAGFVLANQPEILDQIQDAVVENMPGQLGDQVGDLIDSAIASRTTVGIVGLVGAAFTGIGWISGVRAGMTEMWGGRVTRNLVMSKVWDLLTFAVLGVAFTLTMALTTLGNSDLPNTILSWVGLDDASWAPTVIRAVSITVSVFASWLLFTIVMARLPLVQLPLRNTLKAGLVTAIAFEIVKTVGGIYLKSVLSSPAGVAFGPILGIMVFAYLASRIVLYAAAWCATDVANEQYQVEEEEQTPPPVLVSPNYQVSPAPRPATLVAVAGIGAAASAVVGWLLRR; encoded by the coding sequence GTGAGTTCGGTGGTTGATTCGGCCAAGGGAACCGCGGAGCGCGCGAAATCGGGATTCGCGACCGCCCGCGAGCGGTGGACATGGCTCGAGCACCTCATCCAGACGGTGCAACGCTACAACGACCGACGAGGCAACCTGTATGCGGCCAGCATCAGCTTCAACGGCATCCTCGCGCTCGTCCCCATCGTCATGGTGGCGTTCGCCATCGCCGGCTTCGTGCTGGCCAACCAGCCCGAGATCCTCGACCAGATCCAAGACGCAGTCGTCGAGAACATGCCGGGACAACTCGGTGACCAGGTCGGTGACCTGATCGATTCCGCGATCGCTTCCCGTACCACCGTCGGCATCGTCGGCCTGGTCGGCGCCGCATTCACCGGGATCGGGTGGATCTCCGGTGTCCGTGCGGGCATGACGGAGATGTGGGGCGGCCGGGTCACCCGCAACCTGGTGATGTCCAAGGTGTGGGATCTGCTCACCTTCGCGGTGCTCGGGGTGGCGTTCACCCTGACGATGGCGCTGACCACCCTGGGTAATTCGGATCTACCCAACACGATTCTGTCCTGGGTCGGGCTCGACGACGCCTCGTGGGCGCCGACCGTGATCCGCGCGGTGTCGATCACCGTGTCCGTCTTCGCCTCCTGGCTGCTGTTCACCATTGTGATGGCCCGGCTCCCGCTGGTGCAGTTGCCGCTGCGGAACACCCTCAAGGCCGGGTTGGTCACCGCAATCGCCTTCGAGATCGTCAAGACCGTCGGCGGCATCTACCTGAAGTCGGTGCTCAGCAGCCCCGCGGGGGTCGCGTTCGGCCCGATTCTCGGCATCATGGTGTTCGCCTACCTGGCCTCGCGCATCGTGTTGTACGCGGCCGCGTGGTGCGCAACGGATGTGGCCAACGAGCAGTATCAGGTGGAAGAGGAGGAGCAGACGCCGCCGCCGGTGCTGGTCTCGCCGAACTATCAGGTCAGCCCCGCGCCCCGCCCGGCGACGTTGGTGGCGGTGGCCGGGATCGGCGCGGCCGCGAGCGCCGTGGTCGGGTGGCTGCTGCGGCGCTGA